A segment of the Vagococcus hydrophili genome:
GCCTTTTTCAAAAAATCAGCAGCGTTTAGTTAATGAATTATCTGAAGCAGAGGATGTTTTTAGTCACTTATTTTATCAAGAATTAGAAGAACAGGTCATTGATCATTATCAAGTGACAGGTAAGATGTCTCAGAATTTAGGGAATAAATACCAACAATTAGAACCAGTTATTAAAAAGCTCTCTCAAGAAAAAGATGCACTAGATATTGCAGCTGCAGGAGACACTATGAATTACTTTACCTATATTAGAAATGTTTTATTTCGGATGATTTTATTAGAAGGTATTATCTTTGCTGTATTAATCGGGCTATATAGTAGTACTTCAGAAAAATTAACCAAAACAGAAGCACTTGTTTTTACCTCAAAGCGGGGGCGGAAAATTCAGTTTAGTAAATTCTTATCAGGGTTAGGATTAGTCTTACTTTTTTATCTCCTAACTACCTTTATAGTGATGTTTAGTTTTCAAATGACTGAATCACTGGCTGATTTATGGCAGAGTAGTGTAAGTACGCAATTTCACGTCAATATTTATATGCCAGATATACTGGAACTGCCATTTATTACGTGGATTCCTTTAACTTTATGGGGATATATTATGGCTTCTGCTGTTTTAGGATTGTTCATTATAATTTTCATTTATAGTAGTCAGTTTTTAGTTGGCTTGTATTTCAATCACATCTTTAAAGGATTTGTGTTCACGATTTTTCTGATAGCTTTACATAAATTGGTGAGGTTGTATGCTTTTAGACTAGGATGGTGGACGATTTTTACCGGAGTAAATTTTTTGCCAATCGCTATTGTCGAAAATCAGAGCTATTGGTTCACCGAGATGGGCATCTTCTCAATTATTCCCTTGCAAGAAACAGTGGTTGTTGTAAGTAGTTGTCTGATTTTAGGTTTATTAATCCTACCAGTCAGTCGTCTTTATTCAAGAAAGGAGGTCAAGTAAATGGTAAAAGTGGAATTCAAAAAATTTATCCAACCAATCGTCATTGGGGTGGTTTGTTTGATTAGTTTCGTTTCTTATCAATATTATATTAGTTTTATTTATACTTTTTGGCCAAATGGTGGTATCACAGAATTTTATAATTTTTCTCATGATTGGCATGACAGGTTTGGTCTCTCTATGTCAGATGCTGATTTTGAGGTCGTGGCAAATGAAAACCAAGAACGGGTAAAAAAAGCTGATAGTATCATTAAAGAAAGTGAGTATGGAAAACAACGAGGAATTAACACCTATAAAGAGTTTAAAACGTATGAAAGTGAATTGCCAGAAGGAGCAATTTTGGAATTACCTAAATCGGATCAGAAAGAACGTCAAGAGTTAAGAGAATTTATTCAACCTAATGAAAAAGTATTTTCTCAGATAGAAACTTTTGAAACAATTATAAAAGAAAAACAATCTTTTTCCTCACCAGAAGTTTTTGTTAAAGGAAGAGAGATAAATCAAAAAGAACAAGAAAAATTAACCAAAGTGTTGTTTCAAAATGACAGTTGGCGGAATATATTACCCATGTACTTACCAGATACATTAGCCAGTCGTATTTCTGATATGTTAATAACGATTTTGATTGCTTTAGGACTTTTGATACCTTCCGTTTTCGTGAAGGATACCATGTTAAAAATCAAAGCGACTCAGTGGAGTAGTAAACGAGGACGTAACATTGTTAAAAGTCAGTACATAGCGACTCAATTATGGAGTTTAATGACGATTACAGTGATGCTAGGTGTCTTTTTATATCCATTAAAAAACACCGAATTTACGCGCTACTTCTCTAGTGGATTGAATTCATTTTTAGGTGAAAGCTGGTTTCAAGGTAGAAACTATTCGTTTTTAGAAATCACTTTTGGAAGTTGGTTGTGTCTAGTCATCTTATTAGTATATTTGGTGGGAATGAGTTTTAGTCATATTTTATTTTTTATCGGTCAAACCAGCCGTAATTATTTAAACATGTTAATGAAAGTTATTCCCATGTTAACGGTATTTATTATTTTGAGTTCGTTAATATTTAACTATGCCTTTTACTTGGAAAATAAAATATATCAATGGACGGGCATTGTTAATAGTGAACTTTACGTGAGTCTATTATTGCTTATTGTGAGTGTTGGAATAGGGATTACGCCGATATTTATGAGTAAGAAGAGGGAACTAAAATAAACCCTATTACTTAATGATTTGAGGAGGAGTAATTATGAATCTATCAGTGACTATGAAAAAGTATCAAGTGGTAGGTATCATTATTATGGTTAGCTTTATTTTAGTTTTACCTCAGTTAATACTTAAAAACATGATCATAGGTTCAGATGCTCTATTTCACTTCAATCGTCTGTACGATACATCTCAACAAATCAAGGAAGGGAACTTTCAACCATTCATTTCAATGTATGGCTATCAACAATCAGGACGTGTTGTCACGCCTATTTACGCTCTGATACTATCATACATATTGGGTGCGTTACTTTTAATCTGTGGTAATTGGTTTATTTTTCAAATGGTTAGTAACTTTTGTCTTTTTTTACTCTCAGGAATATCGATGTATGCACTTTTAAGAAAAATGGAAGTCCAACAAAGAACGTGTGTGGAACTAAGTTTGTTTTTCATGACGACCTATTCAATATCTTATTGGGTTATTAGACAAGGTTTTTCTAGTTGGGCAGGAGAATTATTACCACTGTGCCTAATACCAGTAGTAACCATGTTTAAAGACAATAAATATCAACCAATTAGCGTGGCATTATCACTAGCGGTGATGTTTCAAACCCATTTTTTGACGAGAATCTTTCTTTTATTTTTTTATAGTATAGCTTTTATATATCAACTAATTAAGAATAGTCATAGACTAAAATTGATACGACAACTAGTTACTTCAATGGTTATTTTTTTCTTTTTAACAAGTAATATCTGGTATGCCTTACGGTGGCTTTATGGTAATAATAAAATTCTACCCCCATTTCAAAATACCGCAATGTTTGAACAAACGATAACAAAAGCAAGTTGGTATTGGTTAATCAATCCTTTTATTCTTCCGTTAATGATTCTTTTCTTATTATTTACCCTCATTACACGGTTTCGTAAAATGTCAGATTTAAACAAATATTTTAGCTTAATGTCTTTGTTCTTCTTTTTTCTATCTTCAAATTTTTTTCCATGGCGCTTTTTATCGACATTAGATATATCTTTAATTAAAGTCATTCAATTTCCGTTTCGTTTTTTTATACCTGGAACGGTGTGTTTAATCTGTAGTGTTGGATTAACGCTGTTAGAAAAATTATATAGAGTAAAAGTTAAAAATTTTCAGTTTTGATAGGAG
Coding sequences within it:
- a CDS encoding YfhO family protein; the protein is MNLSVTMKKYQVVGIIIMVSFILVLPQLILKNMIIGSDALFHFNRLYDTSQQIKEGNFQPFISMYGYQQSGRVVTPIYALILSYILGALLLICGNWFIFQMVSNFCLFLLSGISMYALLRKMEVQQRTCVELSLFFMTTYSISYWVIRQGFSSWAGELLPLCLIPVVTMFKDNKYQPISVALSLAVMFQTHFLTRIFLLFFYSIAFIYQLIKNSHRLKLIRQLVTSMVIFFFLTSNIWYALRWLYGNNKILPPFQNTAMFEQTITKASWYWLINPFILPLMILFLLFTLITRFRKMSDLNKYFSLMSLFFFFLSSNFFPWRFLSTLDISLIKVIQFPFRFFIPGTVCLICSVGLTLLEKLYRVKVKNFQF